A genomic segment from Actinoplanes sichuanensis encodes:
- a CDS encoding DoxX family protein: MPTAYIIVTLVTAFFTGSAAVTYLIGHEYPKAQADMKGIPRRYVPVLGSLLAAGTAGLLIGFAVPPLGISAAVGLVLYFTGALIAHLRVGSRNLIGWAVFAATVVTDLVITLLHYL, from the coding sequence TTGCCCACGGCATACATCATCGTCACGCTCGTGACCGCGTTCTTCACCGGCAGTGCCGCGGTCACGTACCTGATCGGCCACGAATACCCGAAGGCCCAGGCGGACATGAAGGGGATCCCCCGCAGATACGTGCCGGTGCTGGGCTCGTTACTGGCGGCGGGCACCGCGGGACTGCTGATCGGGTTCGCCGTACCCCCGCTCGGGATCTCGGCCGCCGTCGGCCTGGTCCTGTATTTCACCGGCGCCCTGATCGCGCACCTGCGGGTCGGCTCCCGCAACCTGATCGGCTGGGCGGTCTTCGCCGCGACGGTCGTCACCGACCTGGTGATAACTCTGCTGCACTACCTCTGA
- a CDS encoding maleylpyruvate isomerase family mycothiol-dependent enzyme: MAHTDVYDDLEAEQRQLETVLARLGPDDWKTPSAAEGWTIADVLLHLAQTEEAVVATAGGQGDPVRWHELGATVDEAMGALVEAERGDGPEILDRWRAARRASVTALRAADQTQPVRWVATPLKPRTLATTRLAEHWAHALDITVPLGVDHPDTARLRHVAWLGLSTLPYAFRLAGLPPAPVRADLTAPDGSTWRLGDPAAANVITGPAGDFCRVGAQRLAPADAKLLVSGPQAGTALRLLRNYAVR, encoded by the coding sequence GTGGCGCACACCGACGTGTACGACGATCTGGAAGCCGAACAACGACAGCTGGAGACGGTCCTGGCCCGGCTCGGCCCGGACGACTGGAAGACCCCGTCGGCCGCCGAGGGCTGGACGATCGCCGACGTGCTGCTGCATCTGGCGCAGACCGAGGAGGCGGTCGTCGCGACGGCCGGTGGGCAGGGTGATCCGGTCCGCTGGCACGAGCTCGGCGCCACCGTCGACGAGGCGATGGGCGCCCTGGTCGAAGCCGAGCGCGGCGACGGCCCGGAGATCCTCGACCGCTGGCGGGCGGCCCGGCGCGCGTCGGTCACGGCCCTTCGGGCGGCGGATCAGACTCAGCCGGTACGGTGGGTCGCCACCCCGCTGAAGCCGCGCACCCTGGCCACCACCAGGCTGGCCGAGCACTGGGCGCACGCTCTGGACATCACCGTCCCACTCGGCGTCGACCACCCCGACACGGCCCGTCTGCGACACGTCGCCTGGCTCGGGCTGAGCACCTTGCCGTACGCGTTCCGCCTGGCCGGCCTGCCGCCGGCCCCGGTCCGCGCCGACCTGACCGCCCCGGACGGCTCGACCTGGCGGCTGGGTGACCCGGCGGCGGCGAACGTAATCACCGGCCCGGCCGGCGACTTCTGCCGGGTCGGCGCCCAACGGCTCGCCCCGGCCGACGCGAAACTGCTGGTCAGCGGCCCGCAGGCGGGCACCGCGCTGCGGCTGCTGCGCAACTACGCGGTCAGGTGA
- a CDS encoding HEAT repeat domain-containing protein yields MPNLVHVTAHRHAARLLRGGIGARSRGWDGDRGVYAMAVLPDFTLTHQWVRELRRWKPGVLVAVDVRIPDDEPVTVGRYGREPQRLTAAAATAHLRGLADPRGYEIFVPRSIRPAEVRRIRALPQGVGWRHVPDAHGRRPCTCPVCLQPGTPGSARVRRRFPYDPPPETKPQLMATLRAAVTVDDIVYALYALAGRRRGGAEELAYLADHPDPEVRGALADVLVHYRGTAARDLRARLAAD; encoded by the coding sequence ATGCCGAACCTGGTCCATGTCACCGCGCACCGCCACGCCGCCCGTCTGCTGCGTGGCGGTATCGGCGCGCGCAGCCGCGGCTGGGACGGCGACCGCGGTGTCTACGCGATGGCGGTGCTGCCCGACTTCACCCTCACCCACCAGTGGGTGCGGGAGCTGCGCCGTTGGAAGCCGGGTGTGCTGGTCGCCGTCGACGTGCGGATCCCCGATGACGAGCCGGTCACCGTCGGCCGCTACGGCCGCGAGCCGCAACGGCTGACCGCGGCGGCGGCCACCGCGCATCTGCGGGGTCTGGCCGATCCGCGCGGCTACGAGATCTTCGTGCCGAGATCGATCAGGCCCGCCGAGGTACGCCGGATCCGCGCGCTGCCGCAGGGCGTGGGCTGGCGGCACGTCCCGGACGCGCACGGCCGCCGCCCGTGCACCTGCCCGGTGTGCCTGCAGCCGGGAACGCCGGGTTCGGCCCGGGTCCGCCGACGTTTCCCCTACGACCCGCCACCGGAGACGAAACCGCAGCTCATGGCGACACTCCGGGCGGCCGTCACGGTGGACGACATCGTCTACGCGTTGTACGCCCTCGCCGGACGCCGGCGCGGCGGGGCCGAGGAACTCGCCTACCTGGCCGACCATCCCGACCCGGAGGTCCGTGGGGCCCTGGCCGACGTCCTGGTCCACTACCGCGGCACGGCGGCCCGCGACCTGCGGGCCCGACTGGCGGCCGACTGA
- a CDS encoding class I SAM-dependent methyltransferase produces the protein MTDYDGIYRSGAAPWEIGIPQPALDLTVSGPRVLDIGCGSGEVALELARRGHQVTGVDVSAVAIEQARAKAAAEGLTIDFRVGDARSLSLEPFNAVIDSGLLHSLLRYGGAAPYVDLLPRLTAPGGSLTILAISAEGAQGWGVTEDYLKATFTAPTWTDVTVSPIEVISTAGPLPGFLLQASRPD, from the coding sequence GTGACCGACTACGACGGGATCTACCGGTCCGGCGCCGCTCCGTGGGAGATCGGCATCCCGCAGCCCGCCCTCGACCTGACCGTCAGCGGTCCCCGGGTCCTCGACATCGGCTGCGGCAGCGGCGAGGTCGCCCTGGAACTCGCCCGCCGCGGCCATCAGGTGACCGGCGTCGACGTCTCGGCCGTCGCCATCGAACAGGCCCGAGCCAAGGCCGCGGCCGAGGGCCTGACCATCGATTTCCGCGTCGGAGACGCCCGGTCACTGTCCCTGGAGCCGTTCAACGCGGTCATCGACTCCGGCTTACTGCACAGTCTGCTGCGGTACGGCGGAGCCGCCCCCTACGTAGACCTGCTGCCCCGACTGACCGCCCCCGGCGGCAGCCTGACGATCCTGGCCATCTCCGCCGAGGGCGCCCAGGGCTGGGGTGTGACCGAGGACTACCTGAAAGCCACCTTCACCGCGCCCACCTGGACCGATGTGACGGTCAGCCCCATCGAGGTGATCTCCACGGCGGGCCCGCTCCCCGGTTTCCTGCTACAGGCGTCCCGACCCGACTGA
- a CDS encoding VOC family protein: MAVFAQISLGVHDCDRAAAFWIAALDWVRRPPRWPGDDWIVIEPPPGQPGAPIAMDDSGSPAPEFPRIHLDLRAGDDGLDAEVQRLIALGATRVDWPFYPAPGERHPDEPPFVVLADPEGNRFCVAA, translated from the coding sequence ATGGCCGTCTTCGCTCAGATCTCCCTCGGCGTGCACGACTGCGACCGGGCCGCCGCCTTTTGGATCGCGGCGCTCGATTGGGTGCGGCGTCCGCCGCGATGGCCCGGCGACGACTGGATCGTGATCGAGCCGCCACCCGGGCAGCCCGGCGCGCCGATCGCGATGGACGACAGCGGCAGCCCCGCGCCGGAGTTCCCCCGGATCCACCTCGACCTGCGGGCCGGTGACGACGGGCTGGACGCCGAGGTGCAACGGTTGATCGCTCTCGGCGCGACCCGGGTCGACTGGCCGTTCTATCCGGCGCCGGGGGAGCGGCACCCGGACGAGCCGCCGTTCGTGGTGCTCGCCGACCCGGAGGGCAACCGGTTCTGCGTCGCAGCCTGA
- a CDS encoding GlxA family transcriptional regulator has product MRRIVFVVFDGFQLLDLAGPADVFAAATLLARGGGYRIEVVAETAGTVTANTGIRVDATTALADVAGQIDTVLVAGGLSVPDHLLHRELTGHLSRISGLARRTASVCNGALLLAEAGLLAGRRATTHWLAAGELARRHPDVTVDADRIYQRDGPVWTSAGVTAGIDLALALVADDHGTRLAHDVARGLVVYLHRPGGQSQFSPAMRAAASPDEAMRELQAFIDGNPGEDLSVPALARRAGLSERHFARVFTDRVGTSPGRYVERSRADAARRLLETTDHPLDRIARETGIGAPETLFRVFRRLWRVAPGEYRRRFTTTS; this is encoded by the coding sequence ATGCGGCGGATCGTGTTCGTGGTGTTCGACGGGTTTCAGCTGCTCGACCTGGCCGGGCCCGCCGACGTGTTCGCCGCGGCCACCCTGCTGGCCCGCGGTGGCGGCTATCGGATCGAGGTCGTCGCCGAAACGGCCGGGACGGTCACGGCCAACACCGGCATCCGGGTCGACGCGACCACCGCGCTGGCCGACGTCGCCGGGCAGATCGACACGGTGCTGGTGGCCGGCGGTCTGTCCGTTCCGGACCATCTGCTTCACCGGGAGCTGACCGGACACCTCAGCCGGATCTCGGGGCTCGCACGGCGTACCGCATCGGTGTGTAATGGCGCCCTGCTCCTCGCCGAGGCCGGACTTCTCGCCGGGCGCCGGGCCACCACGCACTGGCTCGCGGCAGGCGAGCTTGCTCGCCGCCATCCGGACGTCACCGTCGACGCCGACCGGATCTACCAGCGGGACGGACCGGTGTGGACGTCGGCCGGGGTGACCGCCGGGATCGACCTCGCGCTCGCGCTGGTCGCCGACGACCACGGCACCCGCCTCGCCCACGATGTGGCCCGCGGTCTCGTCGTCTACCTGCACCGGCCGGGCGGGCAGAGCCAGTTCAGCCCGGCGATGCGGGCCGCCGCCTCCCCGGACGAGGCGATGCGCGAGCTGCAGGCGTTCATCGACGGCAACCCCGGCGAGGACCTCAGCGTGCCCGCCCTCGCCCGGCGCGCCGGGCTCAGCGAACGGCATTTCGCCCGGGTCTTCACCGACCGCGTGGGTACGTCACCCGGCCGCTATGTGGAACGCAGCCGCGCCGACGCCGCCCGCCGCCTGCTGGAGACCACCGACCACCCCCTCGACCGGATCGCCCGGGAGACCGGCATCGGCGCCCCGGAGACCCTGTTCCGGGTGTTCCGCCGCCTCTGGCGGGTCGCACCGGGCGAATACCGGCGCCGGTTCACCACCACGTCCTGA
- a CDS encoding putative quinol monooxygenase, with protein sequence MIIIAGELRVDPSQRDRYLTGVADITRQARAATGCLDFVQAPDPLDPARITVYERWESDEDLHRFRETPGPTPELPEIHAADVRRFRISGVEEP encoded by the coding sequence TTGATCATCATCGCTGGTGAGCTGCGTGTGGACCCGTCCCAGCGCGACCGCTATCTGACCGGGGTCGCCGACATCACCAGGCAGGCCCGCGCCGCGACCGGATGCCTCGACTTCGTGCAGGCACCCGACCCGCTCGACCCGGCCCGGATCACCGTCTACGAACGCTGGGAGTCCGACGAAGACCTGCACCGCTTCCGCGAGACCCCCGGCCCGACCCCCGAACTCCCCGAAATCCACGCGGCCGACGTGCGCCGATTCCGGATCAGCGGAGTCGAGGAGCCGTGA
- a CDS encoding class I SAM-dependent methyltransferase produces MTGTYRFGDTATASDRLAVLSAAFEQNSREFIERWVDRPIRSAIDLGCGPGHTTRLLAEVTGARRTIGVDHSGSFLNEARSESDPNDAVSFEKHDVIEMPLPGAPADLVYCRFLLSHLAEPAYVVGRWITQLHVRGILLLDEVEYVRTRHPVLDRYQEVVVAYLAHYGNRLEVGPTLDAFDVGSSAMRLSSTVREVRPSTDQVARMFTNNLAVWRNDDFLTGRFTAQGLADLEVELRGLIGSPDRLDAVWGIRQIVFRRNH; encoded by the coding sequence GTGACAGGCACCTATCGATTCGGTGACACCGCAACAGCGTCCGATCGGCTGGCCGTGCTGTCCGCGGCATTCGAGCAGAACAGCCGAGAATTCATCGAACGGTGGGTCGATCGCCCGATCCGTTCGGCCATCGATCTTGGCTGTGGACCGGGACATACCACGCGTCTTCTCGCTGAGGTTACCGGTGCGCGGAGAACAATCGGCGTCGACCACTCGGGCTCCTTTTTGAACGAGGCGCGGTCGGAATCCGATCCGAACGATGCGGTTTCATTCGAAAAGCACGATGTGATCGAGATGCCGCTCCCGGGGGCACCCGCAGACCTTGTCTACTGTCGATTTTTGCTGTCTCACCTCGCCGAGCCGGCGTACGTGGTCGGTCGGTGGATTACGCAGTTGCATGTACGGGGAATACTCTTGCTGGACGAGGTCGAGTACGTTCGTACCCGGCACCCGGTTCTGGACCGGTATCAGGAGGTCGTCGTGGCGTATCTGGCTCACTACGGCAACCGGCTCGAAGTCGGGCCGACGCTGGACGCCTTCGATGTCGGCTCGTCGGCGATGCGTCTTTCGAGCACTGTGCGCGAGGTTCGGCCGAGCACCGACCAGGTCGCCAGAATGTTTACCAACAATCTGGCCGTCTGGCGGAACGACGATTTCCTGACCGGCCGATTCACCGCCCAGGGCCTTGCAGACCTCGAAGTAGAGCTGCGCGGGCTAATCGGGTCGCCGGACCGGCTTGACGCGGTGTGGGGCATTCGCCAGATCGTCTTCCGACGGAACCACTAG
- a CDS encoding ATP-binding cassette domain-containing protein → MHTLIAEGLRKRYGDLSALDGFDLHVPAGVIHGLLGPNGAGKTTAVKALATLIDVDEGTASVAGFDVRTQAARVRRSIGLVGQNAAVDEILSGRQNLVMFGRLYGLNRVDAESRAGDLLDTFGLAEAADRTVKTYSGGMRRRLDIAAGLILTPAVLFLDEPTTGLDPRARNDVWTGIRQTAARGTTVLLTTQYLDEADQLAAGITVVDHGRVIAEGTPEKLKRHVGGDRVTITVRADIDEAARRLGGEIDEENQTITMEVTSGLIDIVRNLDELGIIVEDLQLRHPTLDEAFLKLTGKEAVR, encoded by the coding sequence GTGCACACGTTGATCGCTGAAGGACTGCGCAAGCGATACGGCGACCTGTCCGCGCTGGACGGGTTCGACCTGCACGTGCCGGCCGGCGTCATCCACGGCCTGCTCGGGCCGAACGGCGCCGGCAAGACCACCGCGGTGAAGGCCCTGGCCACCCTGATCGACGTCGACGAGGGCACGGCCAGCGTCGCCGGGTTCGACGTACGCACCCAGGCCGCCCGGGTACGCCGCAGCATCGGCCTGGTCGGCCAGAACGCCGCGGTCGACGAGATCCTCAGCGGCCGACAGAACCTGGTGATGTTCGGCCGGCTCTACGGCCTGAACCGGGTCGACGCCGAATCCCGCGCGGGCGACCTGCTCGACACGTTCGGGCTGGCCGAGGCAGCCGACCGGACGGTGAAGACCTACTCCGGCGGCATGCGGCGGCGCCTCGACATCGCGGCCGGACTGATCCTCACCCCGGCCGTGCTGTTCCTGGACGAGCCGACCACCGGGCTCGACCCGCGCGCCCGCAACGATGTGTGGACCGGCATCCGACAGACCGCGGCCCGCGGCACCACGGTCCTGCTGACCACGCAGTACCTGGACGAGGCGGACCAGTTGGCGGCCGGGATCACCGTGGTCGACCACGGCCGGGTGATCGCCGAGGGCACCCCGGAGAAGCTGAAACGCCACGTCGGCGGCGACCGGGTGACGATCACCGTGCGCGCCGACATCGACGAGGCGGCGCGACGTCTGGGCGGAGAGATCGACGAGGAGAACCAGACGATCACGATGGAGGTGACCTCGGGATTGATCGACATCGTCCGCAACCTCGACGAGCTCGGCATCATCGTCGAGGACCTGCAGCTGCGCCACCCCACCCTGGACGAGGCGTTTCTCAAACTGACCGGCAAGGAGGCCGTCCGATGA
- a CDS encoding ABC transporter permease → MTTLRAGWILTRRELAHWRREPWGPVFGLMFSIMLLLVFGFLFGGAINVPGGGDYIAFLLPGMMALSMMFGVETTATKMAADAGKGITDRFRSMPIGSASPALGRVGADMTNSAAELAVLLVGGLAIGWRITSDPASAALAVLLLLLLRFSMLWIGIFVGLTFRGGGATAAVQVLVWPIGFLSTAIVSAETMPAWLGAVAAWNPLSATATAARELFGNPTGMTGGVLAEHAVWLALGWPLLIAAIFIPLSARAYRRLRD, encoded by the coding sequence ATGACCACGCTGCGAGCGGGCTGGATCCTCACCCGACGGGAACTCGCCCACTGGAGACGCGAGCCGTGGGGCCCGGTCTTCGGCCTGATGTTCTCGATCATGCTGCTGCTGGTGTTCGGGTTCCTGTTCGGCGGGGCGATCAACGTGCCCGGCGGCGGCGACTACATCGCGTTCCTGCTGCCCGGCATGATGGCGCTGAGCATGATGTTCGGGGTCGAGACGACGGCCACCAAGATGGCCGCGGACGCGGGCAAGGGCATCACCGACAGGTTCCGATCGATGCCGATCGGCAGCGCGTCACCGGCGCTGGGCCGGGTCGGTGCCGACATGACCAACTCGGCGGCCGAACTCGCGGTGCTGCTGGTGGGCGGGCTGGCGATCGGGTGGCGGATCACCTCCGATCCCGCATCGGCTGCGCTGGCCGTACTCCTGCTGCTGCTCCTGAGGTTCTCGATGTTGTGGATCGGGATCTTCGTGGGCCTGACGTTCCGCGGGGGCGGCGCGACGGCGGCCGTGCAGGTGCTGGTGTGGCCGATCGGTTTCCTGTCGACGGCGATCGTGTCGGCCGAGACGATGCCGGCCTGGCTGGGTGCGGTCGCCGCGTGGAATCCGCTGTCGGCGACCGCGACCGCGGCCCGGGAGCTGTTCGGCAATCCGACCGGGATGACCGGCGGGGTGCTGGCCGAGCACGCGGTGTGGCTGGCACTGGGCTGGCCGCTGCTGATCGCGGCGATCTTCATCCCGCTGTCGGCGCGCGCGTACCGGCGGCTACGAGACTAG
- a CDS encoding universal stress protein gives MGRIVVGYDGSPYSQAALSWARDEAVRTGAPIEVFHADEWPATAPPMVPLPLLRPDRTVAEVIDEILEKAVAAVRKTHPAVDVTTRAVRGHAAAALIDRSRDARLIVLGGHGHSVVAGLLGSVISAVSAHARCPVVVVRGVPEPDAAVIAGVDGSELTLPVLLFAAERATARKVPLRVIRADPEQAAAGAPVAVVRERFPGLTIQVEDTLEHPAAALARASAAAQLLVVGSRGRGAVTGLLLGSISQHLLRHSACTVAVIHREVS, from the coding sequence ATGGGCAGGATCGTGGTCGGATATGACGGATCGCCGTATTCGCAGGCCGCGTTGTCGTGGGCGCGCGACGAGGCGGTCCGGACCGGCGCGCCGATCGAGGTGTTCCACGCCGACGAGTGGCCGGCGACGGCGCCGCCGATGGTGCCGCTACCTCTGCTGCGGCCGGACCGGACGGTCGCCGAAGTCATCGACGAGATCCTGGAGAAGGCGGTCGCGGCGGTCCGTAAGACGCATCCGGCGGTCGACGTGACGACCCGGGCGGTGCGCGGACACGCCGCCGCCGCGTTGATCGACCGTTCCCGGGACGCCCGGCTGATCGTACTCGGCGGGCACGGCCACAGCGTCGTGGCCGGACTGCTGGGTTCGGTGATCTCGGCGGTCAGCGCGCACGCCCGCTGCCCGGTCGTGGTGGTCCGGGGTGTGCCGGAGCCGGACGCCGCGGTGATCGCCGGCGTCGACGGCTCCGAACTGACCCTGCCGGTGCTGCTGTTCGCCGCCGAGCGGGCCACCGCGCGGAAGGTGCCGTTGCGGGTGATCCGGGCCGACCCGGAGCAGGCAGCCGCGGGTGCGCCGGTCGCGGTCGTCCGGGAACGTTTCCCCGGCCTGACCATCCAGGTGGAGGACACCCTGGAACATCCGGCGGCGGCACTGGCCCGGGCGAGCGCCGCCGCGCAGCTGCTGGTGGTCGGCAGCCGCGGTCGTGGCGCGGTCACCGGGCTGCTGCTCGGCTCGATCAGCCAGCACCTGCTACGGCATTCGGCCTGCACGGTCGCGGTGATCCACCGCGAGGTCAGCTGA
- a CDS encoding NAD-dependent epimerase/dehydratase family protein, translating into MSTLLITGAAGGVARRLIPALASAYSLRLTDRTPLPDAVTGDLRDAAFARDVCSGVDTIVHLAADANPNQPWSALREPNADAVVNVLEGAVAAKAGRVVLAGSLHALGGHVDAGAATIGEDAAPYPCCVYGSVKVFAETVGRWYAEEHGLHVVCLRLGGVRDRPMARSWLPGWLSGPDLVRLFTGALTADVRYGVYHGVSANSGGLWRHDRATAELGYRPVDDSARFAAEVPDDLSTGVGRTLHLT; encoded by the coding sequence GTGTCGACTCTTCTGATCACCGGTGCCGCGGGTGGGGTCGCCCGCCGACTGATTCCGGCGCTCGCCTCCGCCTACTCCCTACGCCTGACCGACCGGACGCCGCTACCCGACGCAGTGACCGGTGACCTGCGCGACGCCGCCTTCGCCCGGGACGTGTGCTCCGGTGTGGACACGATCGTGCACCTGGCCGCCGACGCGAACCCGAACCAGCCGTGGTCGGCGCTCCGCGAGCCGAACGCCGACGCGGTGGTCAACGTCCTCGAGGGCGCGGTCGCCGCCAAGGCCGGACGGGTGGTGCTGGCCGGTTCGCTGCACGCGCTCGGCGGGCACGTCGACGCCGGGGCGGCCACGATCGGCGAGGACGCCGCCCCGTACCCCTGCTGCGTTTACGGCTCGGTGAAGGTATTCGCGGAGACCGTCGGGCGGTGGTACGCCGAGGAGCACGGCCTGCATGTGGTGTGCTTGCGACTCGGTGGGGTGCGGGACCGGCCGATGGCCCGCAGTTGGCTGCCCGGCTGGTTGAGTGGCCCCGATCTGGTGCGGTTGTTCACGGGGGCGCTGACCGCGGACGTCCGGTACGGCGTCTACCACGGCGTGTCGGCGAACTCAGGCGGTCTGTGGCGCCACGACCGGGCGACGGCCGAACTGGGTTACCGGCCGGTCGACGACTCGGCCCGTTTCGCCGCCGAGGTGCCCGACGATCTGTCCACCGGCGTCGGACGGACCCTGCATCTGACGTGA
- a CDS encoding pentapeptide repeat-containing protein — protein MARLIAVLAGAATLLFLLLGPIAWWATPAKHLTGKDKADARNSTRQVLLAGIGGIGLLVGASFTARTYFLARRGQVTERYGKAVAQLSSEKLVERLGGIYALEHVMADSLAHHETVCSVLAAFVREEARGKTGTGAGDHVATDVEAAVSVLGRRPHRRERGAVDLTGAWLTGADLAGAYLEGAVLRSARLDAADLSGIHLDQADLRETVAENAKLDDAHLRGVRLGKASLKAASLANCDLRDADLTSADLIDVRASHCDFRNADLHHAVLEGADLGDSDLSGAVLTGARLREADLSRTIGLVPEQLDAARVDDSTRIPAYAVIRNKIIGP, from the coding sequence GTGGCTCGCCTGATAGCCGTGCTCGCCGGTGCGGCGACTCTCCTTTTTCTGCTGCTGGGGCCGATCGCCTGGTGGGCAACGCCGGCCAAGCACCTCACAGGCAAGGACAAAGCCGACGCGCGCAATAGCACCCGGCAAGTCCTGCTGGCGGGGATTGGCGGGATCGGCCTGCTGGTCGGCGCGAGCTTCACGGCCCGGACCTACTTCCTTGCCCGCCGCGGCCAGGTCACTGAACGGTACGGAAAGGCGGTCGCCCAGCTCTCCTCCGAGAAGCTGGTCGAACGTCTGGGCGGCATCTACGCGCTGGAGCATGTGATGGCCGACTCGCTTGCACACCACGAGACGGTCTGCTCGGTCCTGGCCGCGTTCGTGCGAGAGGAAGCCCGAGGAAAAACCGGAACCGGCGCTGGCGACCACGTTGCCACAGACGTCGAGGCAGCGGTCTCCGTCCTCGGCCGACGGCCCCACCGCCGAGAACGGGGCGCCGTCGATCTCACTGGCGCATGGCTGACCGGCGCCGATCTGGCCGGTGCCTACCTGGAGGGCGCGGTCCTCCGTTCGGCGCGACTCGACGCGGCGGATCTCAGTGGCATCCACTTGGATCAGGCCGACCTGCGGGAGACGGTCGCCGAGAACGCGAAACTGGATGATGCGCACCTTCGAGGGGTGCGCTTGGGTAAGGCATCTCTGAAAGCGGCCAGCCTCGCCAATTGCGATCTCCGTGACGCTGACCTCACCTCGGCCGACCTAATCGACGTCCGCGCGTCGCATTGCGATTTCCGTAACGCCGACCTGCACCACGCCGTGTTGGAGGGTGCCGATCTCGGCGATTCTGACCTGAGCGGCGCGGTACTGACCGGTGCCCGGCTGCGGGAGGCCGATCTGAGCAGGACAATCGGCCTTGTCCCGGAACAACTCGACGCCGCCCGGGTGGATGACAGCACCCGGATCCCCGCGTACGCCGTTATACGGAACAAGATCATCGGCCCGTGA
- a CDS encoding DJ-1/PfpI family protein, giving the protein MHVAIALYPRFTALDAVGPYTVFAFAPGWTVTFVAATAGPVTDDAGSLTLQATAGYADLTEPDIVVVPGGPGTVEALADRALLDWIASARGHARWTTSVCSGSFLLGAAGLLDGRRATSHWGWLDQLATFGATPVGERVVRDGDIVTAAGVSAGIDMALSLLGQAVDDRTAQAVQLAIEYDPQPPYRCGSPATAPPGLPETALSLIS; this is encoded by the coding sequence ATGCACGTCGCGATCGCGCTCTATCCCCGGTTCACCGCACTGGACGCGGTCGGGCCCTACACCGTGTTCGCCTTCGCCCCGGGCTGGACCGTCACGTTCGTCGCCGCCACGGCCGGACCGGTCACCGACGACGCCGGAAGCCTCACCCTGCAGGCCACCGCCGGGTACGCGGACCTCACCGAACCGGACATCGTGGTCGTCCCGGGTGGACCCGGTACCGTCGAGGCCCTCGCTGATCGGGCGCTGCTCGACTGGATCGCCTCGGCCCGCGGGCACGCCAGATGGACGACCTCGGTGTGCAGCGGCTCGTTCCTGCTCGGCGCGGCCGGGCTGCTCGACGGTCGCCGCGCGACCAGCCACTGGGGGTGGCTGGACCAGCTCGCCACGTTCGGCGCGACCCCGGTCGGCGAACGCGTCGTCCGCGACGGCGACATCGTCACCGCAGCCGGCGTGTCGGCCGGCATCGACATGGCGTTGTCCCTACTCGGCCAGGCCGTCGACGACCGGACCGCGCAGGCGGTGCAACTCGCCATCGAGTACGACCCGCAGCCCCCGTACCGGTGCGGCTCCCCGGCGACCGCCCCGCCCGGACTTCCCGAAACCGCGCTGAGCCTGATCAGCTGA
- a CDS encoding TetR/AcrR family transcriptional regulator C-terminal domain-containing protein, giving the protein MEKPDDLARTMTLLWRRALGTPQGARGPKQRVSVDEVIQAGIAVADADGLPAFSMRKVADRLGLKLMSIYTYVPGRSELIGLMVDEVVGEIPHPPHRDWRERLTGVARHQWDEYHRHPWLLQVENSRPWIGPNGCDRYEWQLAAVDGVGLDDIEMDQVITMIGAFTAGAARTSVVTLRTTEESGISDVEWWEANAPILERVMPPGAYPLSGRVGTAAGEEYNAVGDPDRTFRFGLERLLDGVEVLLR; this is encoded by the coding sequence ATGGAGAAACCGGATGATCTCGCTCGCACCATGACGCTGCTCTGGCGGCGCGCCCTCGGCACCCCGCAGGGCGCCCGAGGGCCGAAACAGCGGGTCAGCGTCGACGAGGTCATCCAGGCCGGGATCGCGGTCGCCGACGCCGACGGGCTGCCGGCCTTCTCGATGCGCAAGGTCGCCGACCGGCTCGGGCTCAAACTGATGTCGATCTACACGTACGTGCCGGGGCGTTCCGAACTGATCGGGCTGATGGTCGACGAGGTCGTCGGCGAGATCCCGCACCCGCCCCACCGGGACTGGCGCGAACGCCTCACCGGCGTCGCCCGCCACCAGTGGGACGAATACCACCGCCACCCGTGGTTGCTGCAGGTGGAGAACTCCCGGCCCTGGATCGGCCCCAACGGCTGCGATCGGTACGAGTGGCAGCTCGCCGCCGTCGACGGGGTGGGCCTCGACGACATCGAGATGGACCAGGTCATCACCATGATCGGGGCGTTCACGGCGGGTGCCGCCCGGACCTCGGTGGTCACCCTGCGCACCACCGAGGAGTCGGGAATCTCGGATGTCGAGTGGTGGGAGGCCAACGCGCCCATCCTGGAGAGGGTGATGCCGCCGGGGGCGTACCCGCTGTCCGGGCGGGTCGGCACCGCGGCCGGCGAGGAGTACAACGCGGTCGGCGACCCGGATCGGACGTTCCGGTTCGGCCTGGAACGGCTGCTCGACGGGGTGGAGGTCCTGCTGCGGTGA